One Sphaerisporangium krabiense DNA segment encodes these proteins:
- a CDS encoding L,D-transpeptidase → MFLIIDGVEGGTMRHPLVVSLILLMFAAGGSQAITEARRVPPPSVAIAVAPAPGSVRARPDRHVRVTAAKGTLTSVRVSVGGVRVPGRFDRARRAWRSSWTLVPGASYVVSAAASPVRPGDRPAALVATFHTRPAPRAFGVQEAVPSPGETVGVGMPIILTFTTPVRHRAAVERALEVRASRTPHYSSPGLDDDVPGLRPDADGDVPGATAPAGRRVEGAWRWLGESQVVYRPRALWPARRRVTLTAHLAGVHAAPRTYGTADHTLRFSIGRRQTSVVNTRTHQMRVLRDGRLVQRMAISAGKGSTREYTTTSGVHLTMDKGDPVRMVSPGRHKGQPGYYDRMIDHAVRISNSGEYVHALGNVWAQGRINVSHGCVNARPDQAKWFFDHSLRGDPVTVTGTDRPLEWWNGWGFWQLPWPQWRQGSALHPPSPRAG, encoded by the coding sequence GTGTTCCTGATCATCGATGGGGTGGAGGGCGGGACGATGCGGCACCCCCTGGTCGTGTCTCTGATCCTTCTCATGTTCGCCGCCGGCGGCTCGCAGGCGATCACCGAGGCGAGGCGTGTCCCGCCTCCCTCGGTGGCCATCGCCGTCGCGCCGGCCCCGGGCTCGGTGCGCGCGCGCCCCGATCGCCACGTGCGCGTCACGGCCGCCAAGGGCACCCTGACCAGCGTGCGCGTCTCCGTCGGCGGCGTGCGCGTGCCCGGCCGCTTCGACCGCGCGCGGCGCGCCTGGCGATCGTCCTGGACCCTGGTGCCGGGCGCCTCGTACGTGGTGTCCGCCGCGGCGAGCCCGGTCCGGCCGGGCGACCGGCCGGCCGCGCTCGTGGCGACCTTCCACACCCGCCCGGCGCCACGGGCCTTCGGCGTTCAGGAGGCCGTCCCCAGCCCTGGTGAGACGGTCGGCGTCGGCATGCCGATCATCCTGACCTTCACGACCCCCGTGCGGCACCGCGCCGCCGTCGAACGCGCCCTCGAAGTGCGGGCGAGCCGAACCCCCCACTATTCCTCCCCCGGCTTGGACGACGACGTACCCGGCTTGCGGCCGGACGCCGACGGCGACGTGCCCGGCGCGACGGCACCGGCCGGTCGGCGTGTGGAAGGGGCGTGGCGGTGGCTCGGCGAGAGCCAGGTCGTCTACCGACCACGCGCCCTGTGGCCGGCGCGGCGGCGTGTGACCCTCACGGCACACCTCGCCGGCGTCCACGCGGCCCCGCGCACGTACGGCACGGCCGACCACACCCTGCGCTTCTCCATCGGACGGCGGCAGACCAGCGTGGTGAACACCCGCACCCACCAGATGCGCGTCCTGCGGGACGGCCGGCTCGTGCAGCGCATGGCCATCAGCGCGGGCAAGGGCTCGACCCGCGAGTACACCACGACCAGCGGCGTCCATCTCACCATGGACAAGGGCGATCCGGTCCGCATGGTGTCCCCCGGCAGACACAAGGGCCAGCCCGGGTACTACGACCGCATGATCGACCACGCCGTCCGCATCTCCAACAGCGGGGAGTACGTCCACGCCCTCGGCAACGTGTGGGCGCAGGGCCGGATCAACGTCAGCCACGGCTGCGTCAACGCCCGGCCGGACCAGGCGAAATGGTTCTTCGACCACTCCCTGCGCGGCGACCCCGTAACCGTCACCGGCACCGACAGACCCCTCGAATGGTGGAACGGCTGGGGCTTCTGGCAACTCCCTTGGCCCCAATGGCGCCAAGGCAGCGCCCTGCACCCCCCATCCCCGCGGGCAGGTTGA
- a CDS encoding NfeD family protein, which yields MDSWIFWLILAAVLGVAEIFTLTAALGLLGAAALLTAAVAAIGLPMGVQLAAFILASVSSLVLLRPVARRHLTQPPAQRFGVSALVGKPAYVTHEVTARNGRVRIGGEEWSARAYDESLVIPAGATVDVIEIEGATALVYPRE from the coding sequence ATGGACTCGTGGATCTTCTGGTTGATACTCGCGGCGGTGCTCGGCGTAGCGGAGATCTTCACGCTCACCGCGGCACTGGGGTTGCTCGGCGCCGCCGCGCTGCTGACGGCCGCCGTCGCGGCGATCGGCCTGCCGATGGGGGTCCAGCTGGCCGCGTTCATCCTCGCGTCCGTGTCGAGCCTCGTCCTCCTGCGGCCCGTCGCCCGGCGCCACCTCACGCAGCCGCCTGCCCAGCGGTTCGGGGTGTCGGCCCTGGTCGGCAAGCCCGCGTACGTCACGCACGAGGTCACGGCGAGGAACGGCCGGGTGCGCATCGGCGGGGAGGAATGGTCCGCCCGCGCCTACGACGAGTCGCTGGTGATCCCGGCGGGCGCGACGGTCGACGTCATAGAAATCGAAGGGGCCACCGCCCTCGTATATCCACGGGAGTAG
- the soxR gene encoding redox-sensitive transcriptional activator SoxR, whose protein sequence is MTKPPFDAKELTVGQLAARSGVAVTALHFYEEKGLIRSRRTPGNQRRYPRDTLRRVSFIRVAQRVGIPLRMVAEALATLPDGRTPTRQDWALLSERWRAELDTRIDQLVRLRDTLSDCIGCGCLSIDRCVLRNPDDALGDTGTGPRRLYTKPLADQTGFDPPPPA, encoded by the coding sequence GTGACGAAGCCGCCGTTCGACGCCAAAGAACTCACGGTGGGACAGCTCGCCGCCCGGTCGGGCGTCGCGGTGACCGCCCTGCACTTCTACGAGGAGAAGGGGCTGATCCGCAGTCGCAGGACCCCCGGCAACCAGCGCAGGTACCCGAGGGACACGCTGCGCAGGGTGTCGTTCATCCGCGTGGCGCAGCGGGTGGGCATTCCGCTGCGCATGGTGGCCGAGGCGCTCGCGACGCTGCCCGACGGGCGGACGCCCACCCGTCAGGACTGGGCCCTGCTCTCCGAGCGGTGGCGCGCCGAACTCGACACCCGCATCGATCAGCTCGTCCGCCTGCGCGACACGCTGTCGGACTGCATCGGGTGCGGCTGCCTCTCCATCGACAGGTGCGTCCTGCGCAACCCCGACGACGCGCTCGGCGACACCGGCACCGGCCCCCGGCGCCTCTACACCAAGCCGCTCGCCGACCAGACCGGCTTCGACCCGCCACCACCGGCCTGA
- a CDS encoding SPFH domain-containing protein: protein MDAALIAGIVIVLFAVFTVLRGVRIVPQARAGNVERLGRYYRTLGPGLNFVIPYVDRVRPLIDLREQVVSFKPQPVITEDNLVVDIDTVLYFQVTDPRAAAYEIANFIQGVEQLTVTTLRNVVGGMDLEKTLTSRDTINSQLRGVLDEATGKWGIRVNRVEIKAIDPPKTIKEAMEKQMRAERDKRAAILTAEGLRQSQILTAEGEKQSAILRAEGERTSAILKAEGQSQAIDEVFQAVHRNDPDPKLLAYQYLQVLPQLAQGQGNTFWVIPSEVTSALQGVSKAFTEALPKSPATREVPDTRSAAKTAATEAEEAAKAAIADAEDTGPRSLTTGTPTLNPVPDLDVSEPAPAEKDTTRKEP from the coding sequence ATGGACGCCGCCTTGATCGCCGGAATCGTGATCGTCCTCTTCGCGGTGTTCACGGTCCTCCGTGGCGTGCGTATCGTCCCGCAGGCGCGGGCCGGTAACGTCGAGCGCCTCGGCCGGTACTACCGGACGCTCGGCCCCGGGCTGAACTTCGTGATCCCGTACGTGGACCGGGTGCGCCCGCTGATCGACCTGCGCGAACAGGTCGTCTCGTTCAAGCCGCAGCCCGTGATCACCGAGGACAACCTGGTCGTCGACATCGACACCGTCCTGTACTTCCAGGTCACCGACCCGCGCGCCGCCGCGTACGAGATCGCCAACTTCATCCAGGGCGTCGAGCAGCTCACGGTCACGACGCTGCGGAACGTGGTCGGCGGCATGGACCTGGAGAAGACCCTGACCTCCCGGGACACCATCAACAGCCAGTTGCGCGGCGTGCTGGACGAGGCCACCGGCAAGTGGGGCATCCGGGTGAACCGCGTCGAGATCAAGGCCATCGACCCTCCGAAGACCATCAAGGAGGCGATGGAGAAGCAGATGCGCGCCGAGCGGGACAAGCGCGCCGCGATCCTCACCGCGGAGGGCCTGCGCCAGTCGCAGATCCTCACGGCCGAGGGCGAGAAGCAGAGCGCGATCCTGCGCGCCGAGGGTGAGCGCACGTCGGCGATCCTCAAGGCCGAGGGCCAGTCCCAGGCCATCGACGAGGTCTTCCAGGCCGTCCACCGCAACGACCCCGACCCCAAGCTGCTCGCCTACCAGTACCTCCAGGTCCTTCCGCAGCTCGCGCAGGGCCAGGGCAACACCTTCTGGGTGATCCCGAGCGAGGTGACCTCCGCGCTCCAGGGCGTGTCCAAGGCGTTCACCGAGGCGCTGCCGAAGTCGCCGGCGACCCGCGAGGTCCCGGACACCAGGTCCGCCGCCAAGACGGCGGCGACCGAGGCGGAGGAGGCCGCCAAGGCCGCCATCGCCGACGCCGAGGACACCGGCCCGCGCTCGCTCACCACGGGCACGCCGACCCTGAACCCCGTCCCCGACCTGGACGTCTCCGAGCCCGCGCCCGCCGAGAAGGACACGACCCGCAAGGAGCCGTGA
- the fahA gene encoding fumarylacetoacetase, with the protein MTSSWVPGADASPYTLANLPYGVFSLPGEAPRVGVRIGDHVLDLAPALHDEVFAASGLNGFLARGRTAWSDTRRLVQRLLSARAEEAAANRAAIEPHLIPLRQVRLHPPIEVGDYVDFYCSLEHATNLGRMFRPDGEPLLPNWRHLPVGYHGRSGTVVVSGTPITRPRGQRLPGPGRPPVLGASVKLDIEAELGFVVGTPTRLGEPAGDFADHVFGVTLVNDWSARDIQSWEYVPLGPFLGKSFATSISAWITPLEALQHARVPGRAQDPEPLEYLRRREPWGLDITLRVELNGEPISTPPYREMYWTPDQMLAHMTVNGASLRTGDLFASGTVSGTEPSRRGSLIEITWNGTDPLKLSDGQTRTFLEDGDTITLTATAPGPDGSTISLGEVTGTIHPAKPS; encoded by the coding sequence GTGACGTCGAGCTGGGTGCCCGGGGCGGACGCCTCGCCGTACACCCTGGCGAACCTGCCCTACGGCGTGTTCTCCCTTCCCGGCGAGGCGCCGCGCGTCGGGGTGCGCATCGGCGACCACGTGCTCGACCTGGCGCCCGCGCTGCACGACGAGGTGTTCGCCGCGTCCGGTCTCAACGGCTTCCTCGCGCGCGGCCGTACCGCGTGGAGCGACACCCGGCGGCTCGTCCAGCGGCTGCTGTCCGCGCGGGCCGAGGAGGCGGCGGCCAACCGGGCGGCGATCGAGCCGCACCTCATCCCCCTGCGCCAGGTGCGCCTGCACCCCCCGATCGAGGTCGGGGACTACGTCGACTTCTACTGCTCGCTGGAGCACGCCACCAACCTCGGCCGCATGTTCCGCCCGGACGGCGAGCCGCTGCTGCCGAACTGGCGTCACCTGCCCGTGGGGTACCACGGACGGTCCGGCACGGTCGTGGTGTCGGGCACGCCGATCACCCGGCCGCGCGGGCAGCGGCTTCCCGGCCCGGGACGGCCGCCGGTGCTGGGGGCGTCGGTCAAGCTCGACATCGAGGCCGAGCTGGGGTTCGTGGTCGGGACGCCGACCCGCCTGGGGGAGCCGGCGGGCGACTTCGCCGACCACGTCTTCGGGGTGACGCTCGTGAACGACTGGAGCGCCCGGGACATCCAGTCCTGGGAGTACGTCCCGCTCGGGCCGTTCCTCGGCAAGTCGTTCGCCACCTCGATCTCCGCGTGGATCACCCCGCTGGAGGCGCTCCAGCACGCACGGGTGCCCGGTCGCGCGCAGGATCCCGAGCCGCTGGAGTACCTGCGCAGGCGGGAGCCGTGGGGACTGGACATCACGCTGCGGGTCGAGCTGAACGGCGAGCCGATCTCCACCCCGCCGTACCGGGAGATGTACTGGACGCCCGACCAGATGCTCGCGCACATGACCGTCAACGGCGCGTCGCTGCGGACGGGCGACCTGTTCGCCAGCGGGACGGTCTCGGGAACCGAGCCGAGCCGGCGCGGGTCGCTCATCGAGATCACCTGGAACGGCACGGACCCTCTCAAACTCTCCGACGGCCAGACCCGCACGTTCCTGGAGGACGGCGACACCATCACCCTCACCGCCACCGCTCCCGGCCCTGACGGAAGCACCATCTCCCTGGGCGAGGTCACCGGCACGATCCACCCGGCCAAGCCCTCCTGA